The following are encoded together in the Thermoanaerobaculia bacterium genome:
- a CDS encoding amino acid permease produces MNQLFRTKSLDDLVAETQEEGHQLKKALGPVNLIALGIGAIIGAGIFATIGTAAAGDAHRPGAGPALMLSFFLTAVVCGFTALCYAEFASMVPVAGSAYTYSYATLGELVAWIIGWDLILEYAIGNVAVAISWANYFNTLLDGLGIHLPTWLTIDYRTAHQKVPAVIAGAPHLFGIPIVFNILAFLIVAGITVVLVWGVKESARFNAVMVAIKLVVLAFFVFVSFHFVKPANWHPFAPNGFAGISTGAAIIFFAYIGFDAVSTTAEECRDPKRDMPIGIIGSLIVCTVIYVGIAAVFTGMVPFPVLQHLNSSQQAEPLTMAMKYVRMPNYMVGIVALGSVIAHTAVLLVFQLGQPRILFAMARDGFLPPSFAKVHPKFRTPHVATILTGVLVGLAAAVANIDEMVDLTNIGTLFAFILVCLGIMVLRFKDPGRERPFRVPLGPVFLPGLGLVACVYLIFYLPPSSWWRFFGWLLTGLVVYFLYGHRHSRLRNGPRPSDFNPASDLPPRELK; encoded by the coding sequence TTGAATCAGCTGTTCCGGACGAAATCGCTCGACGACCTCGTCGCCGAGACGCAGGAAGAGGGCCACCAGCTCAAGAAGGCCCTCGGTCCGGTCAATCTGATCGCGCTCGGGATCGGCGCCATCATCGGAGCCGGCATCTTCGCGACGATCGGCACCGCGGCCGCGGGCGACGCCCACCGGCCCGGGGCCGGGCCGGCGCTGATGCTCTCCTTCTTCCTGACCGCGGTCGTCTGCGGCTTCACGGCGCTCTGCTACGCGGAGTTCGCTTCCATGGTGCCCGTCGCCGGGTCCGCCTACACGTACTCGTACGCGACGCTCGGAGAGCTGGTCGCCTGGATCATCGGCTGGGACCTCATTCTCGAATACGCCATCGGGAACGTCGCGGTCGCGATTTCCTGGGCGAACTACTTCAACACGCTTCTCGACGGCCTCGGCATCCATCTCCCGACGTGGCTGACGATCGACTACCGCACGGCGCACCAGAAGGTGCCCGCGGTCATCGCCGGCGCGCCGCACCTCTTCGGGATCCCGATCGTCTTCAACATCCTCGCCTTCCTGATCGTCGCCGGAATCACGGTGGTCCTCGTCTGGGGCGTCAAGGAGTCGGCGCGGTTCAACGCGGTGATGGTCGCGATCAAGCTGGTCGTGCTCGCCTTCTTCGTGTTCGTGAGCTTCCATTTCGTCAAGCCCGCGAACTGGCACCCCTTCGCGCCGAACGGTTTCGCCGGGATCTCGACGGGCGCGGCGATCATCTTCTTCGCGTACATCGGCTTCGACGCGGTCTCCACGACGGCGGAGGAGTGCCGCGATCCGAAGCGCGACATGCCGATCGGGATCATCGGCTCGCTGATCGTCTGCACGGTGATCTACGTCGGCATCGCGGCGGTCTTCACCGGAATGGTCCCGTTCCCCGTCCTGCAGCACCTCAATTCCTCGCAGCAGGCGGAGCCGCTGACGATGGCGATGAAGTACGTGCGCATGCCCAACTACATGGTGGGGATCGTCGCGCTCGGCTCGGTGATCGCCCACACCGCCGTCCTTCTCGTCTTCCAGCTCGGCCAGCCCCGCATCCTCTTCGCGATGGCGCGGGACGGCTTCCTTCCCCCGTCGTTCGCGAAGGTGCATCCGAAGTTCCGGACGCCCCACGTCGCGACGATCCTCACCGGGGTCCTCGTCGGTCTCGCCGCAGCCGTCGCGAACATCGACGAGATGGTGGATCTCACGAACATCGGAACGCTCTTCGCGTTCATCCTCGTCTGTCTGGGAATCATGGTCCTGCGCTTCAAGGACCCCGGCCGGGAGCGCCCGTTCCGCGTTCCGCTCGGGCCGGTCTTCCTGCCGGGCCTCGGTCTGGTCGCGTGCGTGTACCTCATCTTCTATCTCCCGCCGAGCTCGTGGTGGCGGTTCTTCGGCTGGCTCCTGACCGGGCTCGTCGTCTATTTCCTGTACGGCCACCGCCACTCGCGGCTCCGGAACGGCCCGCGGCCGAGCGACTTCAATCCGGCCTCGGACCTTCCTCCGCGCGAGCTGAAGTAG
- a CDS encoding HAD family hydrolase: MTDRPIIRAITFDAGATLLRADPPVEEVYLREFALDGAKGDAAALGGALAKTWREIREKKLVDRYGGPTGERGFWEMFVERARFHFDGGRLSAACFDRLVGHFLRPDAWAVFDDVVPALDALEASGYRLAIVSNWDSTLAGLLEAHGLAARFSALLISATEQAGKPHPEIFRRACERLGVSGSETVHVGDSVEEDWAAARAAGLSALLLDRDDRHPEIRERIRSLAELPARVSAVAAGVSAG; this comes from the coding sequence ATGACCGACCGCCCGATCATCCGCGCGATCACCTTCGACGCGGGAGCGACGCTCCTCCGCGCGGACCCTCCCGTCGAGGAGGTCTACCTCCGCGAGTTCGCGCTCGACGGCGCGAAGGGCGACGCGGCGGCGCTCGGCGGCGCGCTCGCGAAGACGTGGCGCGAAATCCGGGAGAAGAAGCTCGTCGACCGGTACGGCGGCCCGACGGGTGAACGGGGCTTCTGGGAGATGTTCGTCGAGCGCGCCCGGTTCCATTTCGACGGCGGGCGCCTCTCCGCCGCCTGCTTCGACCGGCTCGTCGGGCACTTTCTGCGCCCGGACGCCTGGGCGGTTTTCGACGACGTCGTTCCCGCGCTCGACGCGCTCGAGGCTTCGGGGTACCGGCTCGCGATCGTCTCGAACTGGGACTCGACGCTCGCCGGGCTCCTGGAAGCGCACGGGCTCGCCGCGCGATTCTCCGCGCTCCTGATTTCCGCGACGGAGCAGGCGGGGAAGCCGCATCCCGAGATCTTCCGGAGGGCGTGCGAGCGCCTCGGGGTTTCCGGATCGGAGACCGTTCACGTCGGCGATTCGGTCGAGGAAGACTGGGCGGCCGCCCGCGCGGCCGGACTGTCCGCGCTCCTCCTCGACCGGGACGACCGGCATCCCGAGATCCGGGAGCGGATCCGGTCTCTCGCCGAGCTCCCGGCGCGCGTTTCCGCGGTCGCCGCGGGCGTTTCCGCGGGCTGA
- a CDS encoding SDR family NAD(P)-dependent oxidoreductase has product MIISKSMRLSGKTAFVTGASRGIGAAIARRFAAEGARVCLAARSSGETLRIAREIASAGGEAIAVECDVTRPESYGSALGAAVERWKTIDVLVNNAGTSGLTPVAGGSSEEDAAADATWDAVLATNLTAVWRVTRAATRHIPDGGRIVNLSSVLGRFGVPGLAAYVATKHAVIGLTRTMALELAPRKITANAICPGWVETDLARQGYRRIASGAKVTEEEARAICARMAPLGRVLDPEEIAGLAAYMASDDARDLTGQAIVLDGGQVMP; this is encoded by the coding sequence ATGATAATCTCGAAATCGATGCGGCTTTCGGGGAAAACCGCCTTCGTGACCGGCGCGTCGCGCGGCATCGGCGCGGCGATCGCGCGCCGTTTCGCGGCCGAGGGTGCCCGGGTCTGCCTCGCCGCACGCTCTTCCGGCGAAACGCTTCGCATCGCGCGGGAAATCGCCTCCGCGGGCGGCGAAGCGATCGCGGTCGAGTGCGACGTGACCCGGCCCGAGTCGTACGGGAGCGCTCTCGGCGCGGCGGTCGAACGCTGGAAGACGATCGACGTGCTCGTCAACAACGCCGGGACGTCGGGTCTCACTCCGGTCGCCGGAGGATCGTCGGAGGAAGACGCCGCCGCGGACGCGACCTGGGACGCCGTGCTCGCGACGAACCTCACCGCGGTCTGGCGGGTCACGCGCGCGGCGACCCGGCACATCCCGGACGGGGGGCGCATCGTCAATCTCTCCTCCGTCCTGGGCCGCTTCGGCGTTCCGGGGCTGGCGGCCTACGTCGCGACCAAGCACGCCGTGATCGGCCTGACCCGCACGATGGCGCTCGAGCTCGCGCCGCGGAAGATCACGGCGAACGCGATCTGCCCCGGCTGGGTGGAGACGGATCTCGCCCGGCAGGGCTACCGCCGGATCGCGAGCGGCGCGAAAGTCACGGAAGAAGAGGCGCGCGCGATCTGCGCCCGGATGGCGCCGCTCGGGCGCGTCCTCGATCCGGAAGAGATCGCCGGGCTCGCGGCCTACATGGCGTCGGACGACGCGCGCGACCTGACCGGACAGGCGATCGTGCTCGACGGCGGCCAGGTGATGCCGTGA
- a CDS encoding TetR/AcrR family transcriptional regulator codes for MADGPENTLSSRERFIAAARELFLQHGYDGASTALIAREAGSAETQMVRLFGGKAGLLEAVFNESWAPLNAKLEAIASGARSGRDGILKVLSAMIAAFDADPNLAFLVLLEERRVRGDGKVVSISRGLSDFSGLVDLLIRRGQRDGSLAPSLDPAALRSAFMGAAEAMIRDRAIARREGRAESFSRSSIRSVFEFLLGGISPDS; via the coding sequence ATGGCCGACGGACCCGAAAATACCCTCAGCTCCCGCGAGCGTTTCATCGCCGCGGCCCGCGAGCTCTTCCTGCAGCATGGCTACGACGGCGCGTCGACGGCGCTGATCGCCCGGGAAGCGGGCTCCGCCGAGACCCAGATGGTCCGCCTCTTCGGCGGGAAGGCCGGGTTGCTCGAAGCGGTATTCAACGAGAGCTGGGCTCCGCTGAACGCGAAGCTCGAGGCCATCGCGTCCGGCGCCCGCAGCGGACGCGACGGAATTCTCAAGGTGCTCTCCGCAATGATCGCCGCGTTCGACGCCGATCCGAATCTCGCCTTTCTCGTGCTCCTCGAGGAGCGGCGCGTGCGGGGCGACGGAAAGGTCGTCAGCATTTCGCGGGGTCTTTCCGATTTCTCCGGGCTCGTCGATCTGCTCATCCGCCGCGGCCAGCGGGACGGAAGCCTCGCGCCGTCGCTCGATCCGGCGGCGCTTCGTTCGGCGTTCATGGGCGCGGCGGAGGCGATGATCCGGGACCGCGCGATCGCGCGGCGCGAGGGAAGAGCCGAATCGTTCTCGCGCTCCTCGATCCGGTCGGTGTTCGAGTTTCTGCTGGGCGGCATTTCACCCGATTCCTGA